In Ostrea edulis chromosome 6, xbOstEdul1.1, whole genome shotgun sequence, a single window of DNA contains:
- the LOC125683011 gene encoding uncharacterized protein LOC125683011 codes for MERSIAYLVIGVLLTYQLKCEVCNLGRSYRKTTTASSRYTYQNSNPLTPDKALDESYYIHSDDCFSSNDEHTNTSAWWEVTFRCISKIFQINLVFREDFVRHAGYYLFITNQTVNASDLIHLDPVYHDEEPSPSQQNTIIFPGGHSGVQVYLYINHSNSNTTDPPIIEPCEVEIYGCVEGDVNESCACANTTIGGQGPDLWQTNVVFPTGSLSLTCDDYYLSIMNMSDFHVDEFLRILEACDGKQHCSFNSSSHIQNKTLMFYCQDKCSNENYTNSHLNRTVVEGLGIEYQPAVSDSFTAFLKSRVYDCKGRHILTSGNLTRQCQEHDQWSGEDPVCNVTCQQPDHDNSTTIHQSRSPIYFEDYSVSYTCREHHRHVHGNLTRVCNGSGDWSGEKPVCRRCKCPCDRVKTQYFITDTEVLRKKINKLNNELKVHRKDLSATVRAKTCAKDERKSSKYLGFITGIGITTAVLVIIVCSDLPLMYRQVRFGPYASRTR; via the exons ATGGAGCGAAGTATAGCATATCTTGTCATTGGGGTTCTGCTGACTTACCAACTTAAAT GTGAAGTCTGTAACTTGGGGAGGTCGTATAGGAAGACAACCACAGCATCCTCGAGATATACCTATCAAAACTCAAACCCACTTACACCAGATAAAGCCTTGGATGAATCATATTACATCCATTCGGACGATTGTTTCAGCTCAAACGATGAACATACCAACACTTCTGCTTGGTGGGAAGTGACTTTTCGGTGTATCTCAAAAATCTTTCAGATTAACCTTGTCTTCAGGGAAGATT TTGTCCGCCATGCTGGTTATTACCTCTTCATAACAAATCAGACAGTGAACGCTAGTGACTTGATCCATCTTGACCCTGTGTACCATGACGAGGAACCAAGTCCAAGCCAACAGAACACCATCATATTCCCTGGGGGGCACAGTGGTGTTCAGGTCTATCTCTACATCAACCATTCCAACTCTAACACCACCGACCCCCCCATCATTGAGCCATGTGAGGTGGAAATTTACG GCTGTGTTGAGGGAGACGTCAATGAATCATGCGCCTGCGCAAATACAACAATAGGTGGACAGGGTCCTG ATCTTTGGCAAACCAATGTGGTATTTCCAACAGGATCGCTTTCACTCACTTGTGATGACTACTACTTGTCCATCATGAATATGTCGGATTTTCATGTTGATGAATTTTTACGAATACTAGAAGCGTGTGATGGAAAACAACATTGTTCATTCAATAGCAGCTcccatatacaaaataaaacactgatgtTCTATTGCCAGG ATAAATGTTCAAATGAAAACTACACAAACTCTCATCTTAACCGTACTGTGGTAGAAGGCTTGGGAATTGAATACCAACCAGCAGTCAGCGATTCATTTACTGCATTCCTAAAGTCACGTGTTTACGACTGTAAAGGACGCCACATCCTAACCAGCGGAAATCTCACGCGTCAGTGTCAGGAGCACGACCAGTGGTCGGGGGAAGATCCAGTGTGCAATG TCACTTGTCAGCAGCCAGATCATGACAATAGCACTACTATCCATCAGTCAAGATCTCCGATATATTTTGAGGACTATAGTGTGTCATACACATGCAGAGAACATCATCGTCACGTCCATGGCAATCTCACCAGAGTTTGTAACGGTAGTGGTGATTGGTCAGGAGAAAAACCTGTCTGTAGAC GTTGTAAATGTCCATGTGATAGAGTAAAGACCCAATATTTCATCACAGACACAGAGGTCCTtcgaaagaaaataaataaactgaACAATGAATTGAAAGTCCACCGAAAAGACCTCTCCGCAACCGTGAGAGCGAAGACCTGCGCAAAAGACGAAAGGAAGTCTTCGAAATATCTTGGTTTCATCACTGGAATAGGAATTACTACGGCTGTGTTGGTAATCATCGTTTGTAGTGACCTCCCATTGATGTACAGACAAGTCCGATTTGGACCTTACGCCTCTCGTACACGTTAA